The DNA window TATGACCCCCCCGCCGGTCAGACCTCCTCACTCCACCCTGAGAGGAGGGTGCCATGGCCTTGCTCACCTGCTGCTGAAGCTCTAACAGACCAATGGTTGAAACTGAATCAAACTAGCTCGGTTCTCCTTCCTTGACCGTATCATGGTCTGATTCCTGCCCAGATTCAGAGGAAGACTCCTCATCAGACCGGCCCACCTCATCATCAGAAGATACCGCCTCCTTATCTGAATCAAAAGATTCAGAGTGTATCTCCTCACTATCATGAGCTTCCTTATTTAAAATCTCCCCCTCATTAGCCGTTTCCAGATTTtccgaaataggaataattgaattgtgagatggagaaatcaaatcaattaaaatctcaCCTTCTTCCACATTTGGTAATTGAGGTAAAGAATTAAGAGGAATAAAAGAGCCCGCCAGTACTCCATCAGTGTTCAcatgatttgaatttgaattcacaAGATCGTGATcccttctttccaaagaagtgATGATTCGAACCGGTGAGTTACTCATTCCCGAGTTGACTCTGTCTTCTTCATACACCGCCCCTGGTATCTCTGCATTGCCTCGAGCATTCAGCCACTCGTCATAGGTAGAAACCGCATTTCCCCAATGAATCCTCGTATATCAACTGCTACTTGAACCAAAACAACATTTGAGTCCCAGGCTGTTTGCGTTCAACTTGGATTTCCTCCAGCCTTGGAACCCCCACTTCCATCTCCACCAGAACACGAGCATAATTTCCGTATATAACGCTCTTGGTGCGTTGATCGAGGCACATCAGTGTTCAcatgatttgaatttgaattcacaAGATCGTGATcccttctttccaaagaagtgATGATTCGAACCGGTGAGTTACTCATTCCCGAGTTGACTCTGTCTTCTTCATACACCGCCCCTGGTATCTCTGCATTGCCTCGAGCATTCAGCCACTCGTCATAGGTAGAAACCGCATTTCCCCAATGAATCCTCGTATATCAACTGCTACTTGAACCAAAACAACATTTGAGTCCCAGGCTGTTTGCGTTCAACTTGGATTTCCTCCAGCCTTGGAACCCCCACTTCCATCTCCACCAGAACACGAGCATAATTTCCGTATATAACGCTCTTGGTGCGTTGATCGAGGCCAACTGGCCTCCCTACTGCCTTGGCCATTGTCAATAATGccttttcatgccaatattccagaggAAGATCTGGAAATCGCACCCAAACCAGGACcttattgatcaatttttcatGGATGCTAAAATCTGGACACCATCTTTGAAACCGAACGAGTTGACCTCCAATCTTCACAGGGCTTCGCTTCCACATCTGGGCCATGTCATACTCAGACTCAAATTGGAAGATCGTGAAGCCCTTACCCATGGGTATCATCTTCACTTTACCTTTCAGTTTCCAAGAGTCACGGGCTTCTCTGCGAACATCATCCAGGGAAAGAAAACGAAAATTGATTCTACCAATCAGGGCAAATCGATATTTTAGTAATCTATCCTCGTAAGCCTCCTGGGGGATGATCACCTTGGTCGAATTCCCTGCATGAACAGGGTCGGGCAGTTCATCCACCATCGGTGTGTTTGAACCTACCACATTCGCATAAGATTTGTGTGGTATTTGATCAGTTGGGGCGGTCACTTTTGCAGAAGCTTCGGTATCAGAACCAACAATGGAGGCGAAGGATTTATTTGCAGCAACAGAAGGCTCCTTTCCCTCATCCAAAACCGCCTGCTCCATGGGAGGCTGAGCCTTCCAAAAGTCTGTTAACCAGAGTTGCCTTCCCCTATCAGGCGGGAAGCGACCTCCTGGATCATCCCTtgtgactaggggtgtcaattcctaaatcgaaccggtaaaaccgatcggaccaaaccgataacaacatggATCGAAcagaaccaaaccgaaccgaagccttattggtttggttcggtttggagtattgcaatcccaaaaccaaaccgaacagcACCAGAAAttggatgaacccaaaaccaaaccaaaacccgcTCAAAACcctgaccgaaaccgaaaccaaaccggtgaAAAATCGAAacagtccaaaattcattaaaaaaatcaaaatttgcatagttttgtatacatttgtatggaaagttgaatccaaattggacaaaaaaccaaaaccaaaccgcaccgaaaccgaaaccaaaccgaaactggaatttccttattggttcggtttcggtttcagctttcccacactgaaaccgactcaacccggaccgaaactgagccggaccgaccgattgacacccctacctgtGACTGTGAGAGGGCTCTCAGGCATCTCTCTGGTCATTTTAGAATTTTCGTCAACTACTTTCAATTCCCATGGCCATTTAAATGTACTATTACTAAGTTTACCAACTCTTGACAGTCAATCCAGATGTAAACGTTTAAGCATCCTAACGACGTTGCTCCATGTAATCCTTGCTACAGTCTCCTTTCGATCTTTTGCTTCTTGTGAACATCctacaaacccaaaatccatGGATACCAATACAAATTGTTGTTAAACAAGATTACAGAAGCCCAATTAGCCTCTTGAGTGTTTTTTATCATAGCTCCCATCATAGATAATTATTGGATGATCATTAGTGGACAACTGCAAATTATCATCAAGAGATAGATAGGGAAGAGGTGATGATACTATTTATGTTGGAGGATAATAGTTgtagatattgatattgatagaAATAATATAAAggacaatatatatatttgtacaaGAGAATAGACTTATATATAGGTCTAAAGAACATACAATGCAATATTAATGAGGTAGATGGTAGTTGTGGAAAATGAAGCAAATATAATCTAAACATATAATCACCGACTTACATTAACACTGCCTACAATTATTGACTTACTCTAACAGATATTATGGATCCATCGATTAATGTTGGCCATAATGACAAATGGATTGGGAGATACATGGTCGAAAATAGAAACATTACGAGCagtctaaataaaataaaaattaatatatcctactgaaatccattttttttttatcatactgATCAGAATGTAAGAGTtattggaaaaagaaagaatcaaaTCATAGATTGTTTGAGCTTGAAGGTAATCAGTACGCAACACTAGGGGTCTTGCAGTCCAAATTCCTTGATTAAGAGGTCAAGAAATAAACCAGTGTATGACAATTAGTTTCACTATcaactaaacaaaaaaaataagaggggTCCATATTGTTTATGTCAAATGATAATTAAAGGCGTGTCGTGTGCGATGGTAGTGGAATAAtacatgatttatttttatttttattattattattttttttttttgtgggggttAGTTTTTCAAGCCAGCTATACTAGGTGTTTTGTTTTACTTTGAGCTTTCAATTCACAAGTTAACCtataatcaaaaaaaaaaaaaaatcacaagttAACGTAGAATATGTTCCCTACATACAGTTTTAAGGTAGTGAGATTAATGTAGAGACAGATCaaagtcaaataacacataaatagaatatagaagaagagagtaCCTATATATAAAGCAAAGTATATAGATAtgctgtgataccctactttttaaacttggtttaattacacggttgacccggtttaactatgcaggacccaaatcagagagggttaaggcgggttccttatgtaccatgatgacaagggtgactttgaacacaggttggccagataagtccgagtcagtgccagaggagacgggtgtacccaagccgtgtacattcacgtatcataaggccatatacgagTAACATTGGTATGTATCCGTATCCTAAAGTATATACGTATAGTCTACCTTGtgtcgagagtgagatacatgccaagagtcgaattccatcgaaatctcacttgttggctaagtttcgacccacaggtgggtggtcac is part of the Macadamia integrifolia cultivar HAES 741 chromosome 9, SCU_Mint_v3, whole genome shotgun sequence genome and encodes:
- the LOC122089627 gene encoding uncharacterized protein LOC122089627, whose translation is MEQAVLDEGKEPSVAANKSFASIVGSDTEASAKVTAPTDQIPHKSYANVVGSNTPMVDELPDPVHAGNSTKVIIPQEAYEDRLLKYRFALIGRINFRFLSLDDVRREARDSWKLKGKVKMIPMGKGFTIFQFESEYDMAQMWKRSPVKIGGQLVRFQRWCPDFSIHEKLINKVLVWVRFPDLPLEYWHEKALLTMAKAVGRPVGLDQRTKSVIYGNYARVLVEMEVGVPRLEEIQVERKQPGTQMLFWFK